In the genome of Mercurialis annua linkage group LG8, ddMerAnnu1.2, whole genome shotgun sequence, the window atatatattaaaaataaaatgtaaattgaaataaatttaaaactctcAAGTTCATGAGTTAAGAATGATAATTTAATGAGTTTAGAGGTGTGATGGgctaaacaaaatatttaggggtcaaataggtaaattagtataaattcaggggtcaaacgATGTATTAAGCGTTATGTTTTTGGTGATGTGGCAAACGAGCTGGCATCCCGGTCAAAGGTCTTTTGCCACGTCAGCGCGTTTGAGACTTAATTTCTGTTTCAGGGGTTAAAaaggattatttaacaagttcaaagGTTCAATAGGATacacgttaagtttagaggttagatgggtaataGGATATAAGTTCAGGGATTAAACTAtgtattaaactaaaaaaaatatttacacttCTTAACTTTACTCAGTGCAATCATAttcttaaatatctaaatttcGTGCAAATAATCTATTTTCTAATGAAAATATGAATGGTTCGTTCAAGAGGATgatccaattttttaattttaaggcTCTAGTTTTATCGAATTAAAATTTAgggatataaaaaattattcataagCTTTAAGGGTGTATCTGCactttttactaattttaaataaaattaagagtataatcctaatatatttaaaaatacgaCTAATACAATACACatgacaaataaattataaaacaaagtttaattaaaattaaaattattttgaatataatatgtagttcaaatataattaaagttcaaatgttttcaaatataattatttcaaccgatttattcaaatttttttaatttataacagcaaacaatttaatatatatatgagaTTTTAGGAGTTaaaattaaagtgaaaaaatatattttcaaccATAAAAAATAAGAACTATGTAGttaaattaaagtaataatatatatatttatattaaataaacatTAATTTTCATAGAGTAAATTTTAGAAATCAAACCAATTCCGCTTAATTTTTTGTTAAGAAAAGGATTGATTTGCACCAATTTTACAAAGTTTAAGTATCAAGTTGTACTTAATTATAGTTTAGGGGCATAAATGCTTTCATCAAAAGTCTAAGACAGTATCTTCATCTTTTTACCAAGTTTTAGTTTCTACAGCAATAGCAGCAGCTAGCTATCGACTGACTGATTCAGAATCAATTCAGATCAATTTGCgagaaaaaaaattggaattaaattttgatttcaattaaattaaagatcaaaatGGGCAGCAGTAACAGAGAAGACGATGAAATCAAGAAATTAGCAGAGATAAGCAAAACCCTAAAAGAAGGAGAAAAACTACTTGCCCCGACTCGAAGACCCGACGGTAGTTTTCGTAAACCTATTAAGATTCGTGCCGGTTTTGTCCCTCAAGAAGAAGTTCCCATCTATCTATCTAAAGGTGCTTTGGTATGTATTTTAATTGCTTTAATTAGCCCTTATTTGAATTCAGAAATTTGTCAGATTTCAATTCATTTGAATTTTTGTAGTGTTATGtatgatttaattttgaatagtGAATTTTTAGGTAGATAATTCAAGCTTTTGATAGTGTATGGAATTGAAAAGCCGAGGTATAAATTCACAGGGGTTGTTATTTTTTGGAATGTAGTGGAAAAAAGAGATGCAATCTCAGCAGCTAGTTCCGCCGGGTTATGATCCGGATTACGATGCAAAACCGAAGACGAAGGCGGAGAGGAGGaatgaaagaaagaaagagaagagATTACAGGTATATACCTTGCTTATGCTTTTGGTAATGTGCTATATGTTTATATGGTTAATCGTCTTTGTGTTTGTTAAAAGGACGAAAGTAATCTTGGGCGGTTGTGGGTTGTAACTGTTTTAGGTGGTTGATTCTTGTTATTGTTGCAACTCATGCATGTTGTGCATTTGTGGTCCAACTTACTAAATCAAATGCATTTGTAAATTATAGTCATGAGAGATCAATGAACTTCCTAAATTAATGCAAAGCAATTTCACAATTTGTTCCTTCACTAGCCATAATTGACTCCAATTCCTGAGAATTTATGTTTAATAGGTCTAAGAATATAACGAAATCATAATGTAGGATGTTTCGATCACTGCAAGATTAATTTCTCTAACCTTGTACGGTGTTAGCAAATTTCTTGGGGGAAATTAAAACCGGGGTGTTTCCTCTTAGTGAATGAGACCATATTTATGAAAACATGCGCATAGTGCTTGCTTAGTTGTTGGGAAATTACTTGTCTCAGCTCGCTTGCAATACCTTTCAGCAATTTTTGCAACACCTTTCAGCTATTTTTGCACACCTCCATGTGAAATATCCGACTTTCTAGATATAGGGAGCAATTTAGGAATTTGATTGATCCTTCAATTAGGGCAGAGTCTCAGACTTCCTTTGTATTTTTAAGTTGAGGAATGGGAGAAGGGAAGGAGAGACCATTGATTTTATCTTAACTTATGGATCAACTTTTTAATTTCTCAGTTGCTAAATTCCATTACAATTAAGTCAGTTTCACGTGTTGGGGATCTTTATGTACATCATTTCGCAATTCTGTCTAGAAATTTTTTCAAACGAAGGGTTTAATACAACATGAGCATGACACTCATATTTGGAACTCAATGATTGCTGGCAGGCTATGTTTGGTTCACGGAATTGGTCcggaatagaatagctattaagtatagaatagctattccttgctttggttcatggaatagtaaCTACAtggaattgctattccatgattttgtggaataactaCGACTCTCAACAAGTAAAGAATAGCTATTACATTCcttatggaatagctattctattccatgtTATTCCATTCCATGAACCGAACATAGCTATAGCTGTAGAGATAAGTCCTCGAGTGGGAATATATTTGTCCGCCAATAATTCTATGGTTTCCCAAGGGATGGAATTACTTGTTATGAACTCGCTATGTGTCCTCAATGTTTACCTCCCACTGTAGAATGATTGCGGAAGACATGTAATAAGAAATTGTATGTCCTGCTAATGAATAATCAGTCAAGTTCTACAGACTTCATTTAAAATTGATCCATGATATATGCATGAAGTCTGGGTTCTTTGAACTAGGTATTTTTCAATGCATTCTGAAGATACACTTAAGTACTGCATTGAGAAGGGCTCAATAGAATTCCAGGGATGTCCAGAAGTTTATTTCGGCATTCCTTCTCTCATTATCTAACAATTATATTAGATTTATATTCCGTCAGCTATTAGATTTATATTCCATCAGCTAATAGCTAAAGAATATTAATTATGATAGTTGCTTACAAATGCTGTATGTTTATGAAATCCATGAATATGCTTGTTGGTTTCTGTTTCATTATTGTGTAATGAATGGCTACTGGTGCAGttgttttttgtttgaattttctGCAAAGTCTTATCATGTTAAATTCTTTTTCTGATAATATGATTATAGGgcttttatattttgtaaacaaGTTCATTAGAACACCGTGAATAGCTAGCAAAAGGAAAGGGAATGAGAATAAAGGGAAAGGAAACTGAATAACTGACTAGGATTAAAGTAGAGAGAGAATGTGCTAGAGAGAAAAATAGAgagttatattttttgttattaattaacTGATAACCTTACAATATCTCAGATTCAGTAACCCTGTGTACATTGAGGAATGAATGCTCCTATGTACATTGAGGAATGAATGCTATCCAACAGTCCAACCCAAATTTAGACTCTAGTAACTTTTGCTGCATTGGCTGCGCACGTATAACCAACCAGTTAAAAAACCAGTCCGGACGGCTGGTTGAACCGGGAACCGGACAGCTGTCCGTTCCGGTTGACCCTAAAAGCCTGAAAACAGCCACCGGTTGACCCGTATTGAACTGCCGGTTGAACCGGGAGTTGACCCAGTTGAACCGGCAGTTCATCCGGTTAGACCCTAACccatgtcaaaaaaaattatggacaATTTACTCAACCGAACTGGAAGTTGAACCAGGAACCAGTGCAGCCAccggtttggtttttaaaacactgtgCAACCTACTCCATCTATTGATTGTAATACTGCTTAATTCCTAACTGatgatttcttttgtttttgttttttcaatacTTGCTTATGCACCAAATTTCAGTAAAAATTCAGCTGTGTACTGACTTTGGCAGGCCGCTGTTGACAAGGGTAAGAACTTGGAAGCATCATCAGATGGGGATATGAAAAGGGAAGAACTGTTGCCTGAGGAAACTGTAAGTCATGCATCTGATTCTGTGAAGTTATTGACAACTCAGATGAATGAGCTAGATGTCTCTGCCAATCATGTTGCGAGCGCCCCTGGAGACACGTCAGGGAATTCAGAACCAAGTGTTCTATCTCAAGACACCGATAAAAGAATTCGGGCGCTTAAAAAGAAGGTATGCTTAATCATGCCCTAGCATATTTTTAGAATGATGTTTATAATTCTTCACTAGATTATGCCCTTTTAAGATATTGTTATTTGTCTAGCTTCCCCTTTTTGGATATTCCATATATTTACATGTACTTTACAAAACGCATAAGCAAACACATATATGAAAATGGACAAAATAAATACACTAAACATATATTTGGTCTGAATTAGGTAATTTTCTGGGATTGTGCATGTCATAATTTTTCCATCTCAACTTGTCATGATCATTgctcaaattattttttataattaccaTTACAATTTGAGATCTCTTGTATATTTTCCAAAATAATTACCATTACAATTTGGGATCTCTTGTATATTTTCCagtttttagttttcaattaaaGCTCGAGGGTATTGGGTTTTGTCGACATTATGATGAAGCTCTAAACTCATTTATATGATTGGCTCATCTGATTGTTCTGTCCGTCACTTTATCCAGATTCGACTTCTAGAAGCTCAGCTGCAGAAAATTGCTTCACAGGATATGAAGGCGGAGCAGATGGAGAAGTTGTCAAAATTGGAGGGCTGGCAACATGAGCTAAAGCTTTTAGAGTGTAAACATTCCGAACAGGCAGCATCATGAGTGCCGATTTGTTCAACACGGAACAAATTGTGTAGCTTTTAAATTaagatttctttttcttttctaagaTATGAACAATCTTGCATTGTGGGATCAAAAGATTCTTGCATCCAGATTTTTCCAACTGTAGTTGTGTGTGCCTATGAACCCTGTGGTTCATTCTCTTCTTGTAGACCTCATCTTGCTATTAGCAACTGGACTAATCCAGATTAGTGGTCTTTCAGAGATTAGCTTAGCATTAATCATTCCAAGTTCCATGTTTCTTAGAAATGTATGATCTCCAATTCAATTCTCACTCCCAAATTTTGTAGACAgacgttttgcctttttcgtGCATGGATTTGTAATATGTGTAAAGTTGATTCTTAGTGCAATGACTCTTCTTTTTGTACTTTcatattatgaattttaatttttttaatttttatttcatttttatttagttgtatTTGTAATTTTGTCATTATAGGTTCCTCATTAACACTGTGCAAATACACCCCTAAATTTATTGGTAAAAGAATATTTATACAGCTAAACTCCAATTAAAAATCAGTGCAAATCAAATCTTTTTAACTGAAATATAAACAGAGTTGGTTAAATTAAAAGAGTTGATTTTTACTAATAATATAAGGGGAAGTTCTTACCTAGACCTGGTTTATGAAAAATTGGATCCATCCAATGAAgtgttagagaaatgagaagaaaaataaaataatgagaaaagagagaaaattgtgtttgattttctaacacctcattgaATAGGTACATAGAAAATTCATGGACCAGGTCTAGGTAAGAGTTTCCCTAATATAAGAGCATGTCTAATGACCTTTTTAAAATGGTCAAATTCCTTTTTAAAGAGTTTCACAATAAATGactctttattattaaaatttaaattagagaTTGAAAATGATTCTATACACTTAGAAAGTCATTTTCActctatttcattttttaattaaaaataaaaatttcatatattaaaaagaaactagttattttgtgtttaaaatattatatttttatcttttaacatgagaataaataaataaacattaatattatttaatttttttattatttataaaaataaaataaaataaaataaaataaagagctGATATTAGAGAGTCCATtagactaaaattaaaaataggcttaatatcgtaaaaatcacaaattttagcgcattttgtaaatttaacatggaactttaattttggcaaattagtacatgaattataggatttttttttgcaattttagacACCGGGTAATTTTCTGTCGGAAATTTGCTGATGTGTACACTAGAATAGTGACAAATGTAAGTATATATATGGACCCACCTcttttgagaaaaataaaattacctgtatatataaatcaaaaacccactaaattaatattgtagacccattattaataaaaattagttaaaaaactTCTATAGAttgtttttattgtatttatcttataaaataaataaatttattatctaaTTCATTTACGCATTATGtgatttacacttttaaattaaaataatagtaaacaAACTTTTTAATcctaaattattgttttaaaccaaaattataaattttacgttaaaaatgaataaacagtataatgttataatgtaaatttttattccTTTTAAAATGCCGAGTATCAATAAATCGCCGAGTGTATATATTatgagtttttatttatatatatatatatatatatatatatatatatatatatatatatataaaatgtaaatataGAGAAGAAAATTTTacatatttgtaatttattaattactattaaatttcaaaagtttatgcttgtttaattttatttaataatttaatcttatatatacttttttcaataaattgcattgagatataaaaaataaaatttattcacactcaaatttaataagttgttatttttcaattatCTAACTCGACACTTGAACAAATTTATATATGCAACACGAATGATACATAGTAATTTAAGAAGTAAAATGAGCGACTAGTGGATGGGATATTATTTAATGGCCTATATTGaagttaatatgtttaatagaGTAGTTATCAAATATGTTTAGAAAATGAAAATCTGTGGagagtaattataaaaaaattatctaattattgTATTATTTTACTAAATACGCCACTGCACCAAAATAACCATTTTTCGGCATTCACATCAGTATTTTTCTGACAGAAAATTACTCAGtgctaaaattacaaaaaatcaaaagttagtgtctaaatttatcaaaacaaaaaatttgtgattttttacgctattaacccttaaaaatttaaatttttatttctaaaatattatttactttataaaagatgctctttaaaataaagagcatctttagAAATGTTCTAAGTGCAATAGCCGAATTGCATCGAAcaaattttttaagtaattagaccataaataatataaatatagagaagaaaattttacatatttgtaatttattaattactattaaatttcaaaagtttatgcttgtttaattttatttaataatttaatcttatatatacttttttcaataaattgcattgagatataaaaaataaaatttattcacACTCAAATTTAATAAGTTGTCATACTCGACACTTGAACAAATTTATATATGCAACACGAATTATACAGAGTAATTTAAGAAGTAAAATGAGCGACTAGTGGATGGAATATTATTTAATGGCCTATATTgaaattaatatgtttaatagaGTAGTTAtcaaatatgttttaaaaatgaaaatctgtcgagaataattataaaaaattatcttattATTGTATTATTTTACTAAATACGCCACTGCACCGAAATAACCATTTTCCGGCGTTCACATCAgtatttttttaacagaaaatTACTCGGtgctaaaactataaaaaatcaaaagttagtgtctaaatttatcaaaataaaaaatttgtgattttttacgctATTAAGCTTTAAAAgtataagtttttatttttaaaatattatttactttataaaagatgctctttataaTAAAGAACATCTTTGGAAATGTTCTAAGTGCAATAGCCGAATTGCATcgaacaaattttttaaaacataatattttcCTTGTGCATATCttaacttcttcttttttaaaataaggagTATTTCTCTCAATGCTAAAAATACTCAaagtattttttaaagttaaattattaaattaaaatttaaaatccagatataattaaagttaaattataaaaaattattactcagaaaattttaaaaaatgtattcatgtataaaataaattttaagtaatAAATATTAGATAATACTatgtgttaattttttattttgaaatttataagctataaaaataatttattatttgattgtcACTTATATTTTATAAGTCAATTTGTTAGTTATAACTTTGCTACAACTACTATTCAAATATtctatttgtaatttttagttttcattcTTCATTGTAGTAATAATTGAAacaactaaatttttattagtgacaaataattgaatacaaataaacaaaaagatcATGAAGCttcatatataacatattatattattattgttacaAACGACCACCAATACATAAACACATAATTATTATATACGAAGCAAcatattttttttcactttattCAAATGTgcaaaaacaaaagcaaaaataAACCAATACCACAATATAAgacaaagaaaaacaaacaacaCAAACTATTTCAGGCAatgatcttcttcttcttcttcctcttctatGGCTTGTACATACCTATCTTACACTCTATCTCTTGAACCCAACCAAGAACGGAGCTCCGGCGCCGGCAATCCATTGCCTCGAACCAGGAAGGAAAGTTCCGACAGTGAACTGTTGTGCATCGTTCCTGGTCAAGAAATGAAGTGTCTTCCACTTAATTCTCCGGGCAGTGTTGGCCCCGGGTCCTCTGTTGCTGTACTCAGCGTAGTATAATGTGTCGAGGAACTCGCTTCCGGCCCACGGCATCCATCCTTCGGGCTGGATGAAGTCACCGAGTTGAGTCTCCATGATCACGGTTCTTGAATGTGCCTTCCATGGTCTGCCCAAGTATGTTCTGGTGGTGAGTCTGTCGGGGACGAGTTTCGCCTCGGGAACGATTCGGCAGTTGTGGATGACGAGTCCGGTGTTTTGGCCCTTTTCCTTTCTGCCGTCGGCTGTTACTGTGTTGAACTGGTTCTCGTTTGGTTTCCTGACGATGATCAGTGAGTTTTGAATGACGGCGGCTCCGTAACCGAAGAGGAAATCGATGGTGCCGGAGATGACACAGTTACGGTAGAATTGACGTTTGGCTTGGTATAAGAGTGTGTCTTGATAACCGTCCATTCTACAGTTGTGGAAAACTGACATGTCTGAGTTGACTCGGAGGGCAACGGCTTGGTGACCGTCTGGTCCGGCTGTGTTTTGGAATCCCATGGACTTGCATATGAAACCATCAGCTTCAACCACTGTAATTAATCATCAGAATTCAGATAAAATTAGGGTTAGTTTTGATAATGCCTGACTCACTGAGTTCTATTTTGTTAACTCACAATCCTGAAGACAATTTCAGTATCGTTGATACAAATTTACCCTATGTATTAATTAGTACCAAAACTTCAATTCGTATGgaagaattattttaatattttatattactcAGATAGTAATATTATACcgtcaattttcaatttaaaaatacgaTCGAATGAAACATACTATTAAAATATACTCTCAACAGTTGTCATAGTAATCATCATCTTACGTGACATCTAACGTAAGAGAATAGTTTTTATTATATTGCCGTCGATTTTTGGGTCGCCTAAAACCGATTTGAAAAATTTGGAGTACTATCTATACCTTAAAAACTACCATTTTGATAGAAATTAAAGTTTTGATGCCAAATTGAAATAGAGGGAAAATATTTGGtaccattttaaaattattatgatGGAAAACTTACCAAAAGAAGCGGTGTTCCAGGTGTTAACACCGCTGGCGAAGCTCTTCTTTCCGGTGACTATGGTGTGTCTAGGTCCGTCACCGTACATGTAAATATTCTGGTGAGTCTTTGGCACCTTAACGGCTTCATTATAAAGTCCAGCCTTAACATAGATAACATATCTGCCCTTATGTCCCTTAGGGTATGAGTTTATAGCATCGTTAATGGATTTAAACTGACCACTCCCGTCACGAGCCACAACTGCATTTGGTGGAAGCTTGCCATTGTCGCGAGCCGCCAAGAGCTTACGGTCAGGACCGGACAACCAGGTTGGATACCCGTCGGCCTGAAGAAGACGACGAGAGTTCGTGCCTGGAAGCTTAATCTCAAGACCGAAAGATCTCAGAACATCAGAAATTCCTGAAAGAATGTTCAACACGTTATCCGTAAGCTGATTTCCGAATTCCGTGCTTTTCTGCATCGCGGATTTCATCTCGTTTTCCTGATCGAATCCGTCCATGCACAATTCTTGATACGAAATCAAAGAACTTAGATAGATACGGAAATCATCAGCTTGGTCCGCTAGGGTTTTGATGTTTATATCTTTCATTTTGCCAAGAATTTCTTGGAGCTCCTCATTTGCATCGTTCAACAATGTTTTACAATCTTCCAAAGCCAGTTTCGTACGAGGTAACCCGCTGGCTTTTACGACAAGATCATCACTCAAGTTCAATGATTTTGTAAATGAAGATGAAATTGCTAATATTCCTGCTCTGATTAGCTCTTTAGGATCGGTACTATTAATAGCACCTAGGGTTTGTGTGCAAGCTTCCTTGTAATCAGTAGGCCCGCACAATTGTGTAACAGCTTTCATGTGTGGTGTCAAATTTTCAACAGTATTTGATACGCTGGTCCTGTTGACGGCTGCCACCACTCCGATAACGACACCGACGACAAGAATCAGGGAAATCCCTGAAACTACTATCTTTCcgatcatttttttaatttttttttcgtaatttcgatttattttaatCTCTCCCTCTGGTGACCGGCCCCTACCGACAAATGATATGGGCCGATGTGAAAGGGGTTAAAGTCGGAGAGGAAgagagtttttttatttactctCTATGTCTTTATTGGTGACGATGATGATGATATCGAAAATGTTGGTATTTATAGGATTGtgaattttcttaatttatcaaACCTTAATTTTGCATGAAATATTCCTTAAAGAATTGAATGGTAGACCTTTTGTTCAGTTGATTTAGGTGTGTACTGTGGATAAGAAAATGCTAAATGATCTCTAAATAGAAACAAGtcattttaagccaaaggtaATTCTAGTTTCTCTCTAAATTTAGTATAAACttttaagaaaaaaacaattttgTGAGTAGGAATTTTGAGGATACTAGGAAAATACTTCACCATCCAATATGTAGATTTTACTATTTCGTACCGGCTGTTTTACAACCATTCGTTGGATTTATGATACATACCTATTAAATTTTAGGggagaattaataattttaatagtttttctttaattcatttAGTCAAAAAGtatcatatttattatttatatgaacatttatttttataattagggaGGAGAGAGTAAGACTCGAACACGAGACCTCTTACCAAATTGCATGTGGTTGTTACCATTGTGCTACAAGAGCACCGGCTTATATAAACATTTTTTAtgcattataaataaatatattttcctGAACAAGtgcattaattaatattaacacATGATAAACGGATATTAAACACTCCAAGTCAATGAACTTACTTAttattacagaaagggtactaaactttattttgttacaaaaaagtcactaaactatatattttattatgacgatgtcactcatataaaacgcaccgttttgacactaaaacgcaccgtttttgcttatgtggcaagcCGGAACTACAAATAGGAATATAacttagtgacctttttgtaattcacaataagtttagtgacctttttgtaacaaaatttaACCGAATCCGCCGTAGTGACCTCCCgttataataaaaggtataactcAGTGATcgttttgtaacaaaataaggTTTAAtaccctttctgtaataacAGATCAGTTCAGTGACCTAGGGTGTTTAATATCCCAGGATAAACACTGTATGAAATGGAACTACTCAACAAAAGGATAATAATTAGAGAAAATGTTTGTTTATATCGAGAATTATATATAGACCATttttcatatacatatatatatatatatatatatatatatatatatatatatatatatgttatattttggaaaaaagttttaaaatgacCCTCATGTATGCTCCGTGTATCTTATTGCCTCTAATATATTTGCGATCTCAAATATGATCCTGACGTCGTTAAAAAGTATCAGAAAAACACACCAATTTCACGGTGTTACACATTCGTTGTGAACATGCTGACATGGATTGAAATAGCCGTAGTATATCTGATGTGGCAAATCTCTATTTTTCATCTCTGTAGGTCAccaaacttttttcaaattacagaaaggttactaaacaaacctttcttacaaaatggtcattgaactataccttttattacaaaagggtacACCCATAAAAAAACAGACCGTTTTCACGCAAAAATACAACATTTTTACTTACGTGGCAAGCCGAAATTACGAAAAGGAACATAATTCAGtgattttttgtaataaaatgt includes:
- the LOC126660647 gene encoding partner of Y14 and mago isoform X2, coding for MGSSNREDDEIKKLAEISKTLKEGEKLLAPTRRPDGSFRKPIKIRAGFVPQEEVPIYLSKGALWKKEMQSQQLVPPGYDPDYDAKPKTKAERRNERKKEKRLQGKNLEASSDGDMKREELLPEETVSHASDSVKLLTTQMNELDVSANHVASAPGDTSGNSEPSVLSQDTDKRIRALKKKIRLLEAQLQKIASQDMKAEQMEKLSKLEGWQHELKLLECKHSEQAAS
- the LOC126660647 gene encoding partner of Y14 and mago isoform X1, with amino-acid sequence MGSSNREDDEIKKLAEISKTLKEGEKLLAPTRRPDGSFRKPIKIRAGFVPQEEVPIYLSKGALWKKEMQSQQLVPPGYDPDYDAKPKTKAERRNERKKEKRLQAAVDKGKNLEASSDGDMKREELLPEETVSHASDSVKLLTTQMNELDVSANHVASAPGDTSGNSEPSVLSQDTDKRIRALKKKIRLLEAQLQKIASQDMKAEQMEKLSKLEGWQHELKLLECKHSEQAAS
- the LOC126660646 gene encoding pectinesterase-like gives rise to the protein MIGKIVVSGISLILVVGVVIGVVAAVNRTSVSNTVENLTPHMKAVTQLCGPTDYKEACTQTLGAINSTDPKELIRAGILAISSSFTKSLNLSDDLVVKASGLPRTKLALEDCKTLLNDANEELQEILGKMKDINIKTLADQADDFRIYLSSLISYQELCMDGFDQENEMKSAMQKSTEFGNQLTDNVLNILSGISDVLRSFGLEIKLPGTNSRRLLQADGYPTWLSGPDRKLLAARDNGKLPPNAVVARDGSGQFKSINDAINSYPKGHKGRYVIYVKAGLYNEAVKVPKTHQNIYMYGDGPRHTIVTGKKSFASGVNTWNTASFVVEADGFICKSMGFQNTAGPDGHQAVALRVNSDMSVFHNCRMDGYQDTLLYQAKRQFYRNCVISGTIDFLFGYGAAVIQNSLIIVRKPNENQFNTVTADGRKEKGQNTGLVIHNCRIVPEAKLVPDRLTTRTYLGRPWKAHSRTVIMETQLGDFIQPEGWMPWAGSEFLDTLYYAEYSNRGPGANTARRIKWKTLHFLTRNDAQQFTVGTFLPGSRQWIAGAGAPFLVGFKR